From Scomber japonicus isolate fScoJap1 chromosome 22, fScoJap1.pri, whole genome shotgun sequence, one genomic window encodes:
- the gigyf1a gene encoding GRB10-interacting GYF protein 1 isoform X3: MTAETLNFGPEWLRALSSGGSVTSPPPSPAMPKYKLAEYRYGREEMLALYIKDNKVPEDMQDKEFATILQDEPMQPLALVPLTEEEQRNFSMSVNSVAVLRLMGKGVGGAAPAGVVRGRGATRGGRGRGRGEGGFYQRSIEDAEVGFGRSVREIHRSQSWDDRGERRFEKPLRREVGRPGFEETGGPGGPGRKEFTRADSDNWRTLREEQEEEEGEPGTNWRLAGPRRDDGGPRSAGWRDHGGPGESRRRKFDFDFRDSDGHGGGRRRAGSEGVEDDRDGLPEWCTDEEDGEMGTFDSSGAFMPMKKSGKETILEEEFEFKGIEEEEEEESFADMERNSADGGEDKESKEAGSAVIDGEIKPASPSTSPPIHCTPPSLELPGGPVVDNTQLSNSHPVKAGTTISEDVAPVGGSKAQLSPSTSTSSTLPPPPPSSAAPLLPLSGGDTEDDEGMKHLQQEAEKMVASLQDTSLEEECFTQTLQQQESRNTAAALPLSHEAAMKWFYKDPQGEIQGPFTTVEMCEWFQAGYFTMTLLVKRGCDEGFQPLGDVIKMWGRVPFAPGPSPPPLLVRQPPPTQRPQPTRGPAGTVSQSTANIEDGKGRMQRRGKIDRQVTGNLDQERLKKQQELAAAALYQQLQQQQLFQLINSEQGMMPSMNRSMSVPDTGSMWDMHTSASQPSGGEASLWDITMNPSTQGPTLEQLQKLQQERRDAELRAKREEEEQRKRREEKRRQQEEQKRREEEDLFRRKQQCRQQQELIMKLLQQAPQQQGPGASSSSWSGASSSGLTKSGKPQALALLEMQQEAERLLKQQQQQQRAQQQRERHSGMSMGSSSMGGQWADGVGMWGGPGGMEGKGGSGSSSGSMGMWDEAVKNQASLRGNSNNNMGLKSSRSSPSLSDQYMMRRKRTEEEEKLLKLLQGMKPQDGFTTWCEQMLHALNTSANNSSSSLDVATIVAYLKEVESPYAVLDFIRSYLGDTVEAKEFAKQFLERRAKQKANQQRQQQQLSKEVAGLNMNFPLQDSMRGMNPSTLQSMFQANHMGKAGLYDNQGGKMKKKQPMMLHSDPSILGYSFHNAGDCLSLNEMEMVEDY, encoded by the exons ATGACTGCTGAGACTCTTAACTTCGGCCCAGAATG GCTCCGTGCACTGTCCAGTGGGGGGAGTGTGAcatccccccctccttcccccgCCATGCCAAAGTACAAGCTGGCCGAGTATCGCTACGGCCGAGAGGAGATGTTAGCACTTTATATCAAAGACAACAAG gtCCCAGAGGACATGCAGGATAAGGAGTTTGCTACTATTCTGCAAGATGAGCCCATGCAGCCACTGGCACTGGTGCCTCTCactgaggaggagcag aggaACTTCTCCATGTCTGTGAACAGTGTGGCGGTGCTGAGGCTCATGGGAAAAGGGGTGGGTGGGGCTGCCCCGGCCGGAGTGGTGCGAGGACGAGGGGCCACACGAGGCGGTCGAG GCCGAGGCCGTGGTGAAGGTGGATTCTACCAAAGAAGTATTGAAGATGCGGAGGTTGGTTTTGGCCGCAGCGTCCGAGAGATACATCGCAGCCAGAGCTGGGATGACCG GGGTGAGCGTCGATTCGAGAAGCCGCTGCGGCGGGAGGTGGGGCGTCCTGGCTTTGAGGAGACTGGAGGTCCCGGGGGCccagggaggaaggagtttaCAAGGGCTGACAGCGATAATTGGCGCACCCTCCgcgaagagcaggaggaggaagagggggagccGGGCACCAACTGGAGACTCGCTGGACCCCGCAGGGATG aTGGTGGTCCTCGCTCAGCAGGCTGGCGGGACCACGGTGGTCCAGGAGAGAGCCGTCGAAGGAAGTTCGATTTCGACTTCCGGGACTCTGACGGTCATGGTGGCGGCCGCCGGCGCGCAGGCAGCGAGGGAGTAGAGGATGACAGGGACGGCCTGCCTGAGTGGTGTACAGATGAGGAAGATGGGGAGATGGGCACTTTTGACTCCTCTGGAGCTTTCATGCCTATGAAG AAGAGCGGCAAGGAGACAATCCTGGAGGAGGAGTTTGAGTTTAAGgggatagaggaggaggaagaggaggagagcttCGCTGACATGGAGAGGAACAGTGCTGACGGAGGTGAGGACAAAG AGAGTAAAGAAGCCGGCTCTGCTGTCATTGATGGAGAGATAAAGCCAGCATcaccctccacctctcctcctatCCACTGTACCCCTCCATCCCTGGAGCTCCCAGGAGGCCCAGTGGTGGACAACACTCAGCTGAGCAACAGCCACCCTGTTAAGGCTGGCACTACAATTAGTGAAG aCGTGGCTCCGGTAGGGGGCTCCAAGGCCCAGCTGAGCCCcagcacctccacctcctccactctgcctcccccacccccttcctctgctgctcctctcctcccactgtctggaGGAGACACCGAGGACGACGAGGGCATGAAGCACCTGCAGCAG gAGGCAGAGAAGATGGTGGCATCACTTCAGGACACTTCTTTGGAGGAGGAGTGTTTCACCCAgactctgcagcagcaggagagcagGAACACAGCAGCCGCTCTGCCGCTGTCTCACGAGGCTGCCATGAAGTGGTTCTACAAGGACCCACAGGGAGAGATCCAGG GTCCATTCACCACTGTGGAGATGTGCGAATGGTTCCAGGCAGGCTACTTCACCATGACCCTGTTGGTGAAGCGGGGCTGCGACGAGGGCTTCCAACCCCTGGGGGACGTCATCAAGATGTGGGGCCGCGTACCGTTCGCCCCGGGGCCCTCCCCGCCGCCCCTGCTGGTGAGACAGCCACCACCAACGCAGCGCCCGCAGCCCACCCGGGGGCCCGCTGGGACTGTGAGTCAGAGCACAGCCAACATAGAGGATGGGAAGGGGAGgatgcagaggagaggaaagattGATAGACAGGTCACG gGAAATCTGGACCAGGAGCGCCTGAAAAAGCAGCAGGAGCTGGCAGCGGCAGCTCTTTATCAGCAgctccaacagcagcagctatTCCAGCTCATTAACAG TGAGCAGGGTATGATGCCTTCGATGAACAGGTCGATGTCAGTGCCAGATACAGGGTCCATGTGGGACATGCATACCTCAGCTTCACAGCCGTCAG GCGGTGAAGCCAGTCTTTGGGACATAACAATGAATCCTTCTACTCAGGGTCCAACTCTCGAACAGCTTCAAAAG CTCCAGCAGGAGAGGCGAGACGCTGAACTCAGGGCGAAgcgtgaggaggaggagcagcgcaagaggagggaggagaagaggaggcaacaggaggagcagaagaggagggaggaggaggatctcTTCAGACGCAAGCAG CAATGTCGTCAGCAGCAGGAACTGATCATGAAGTTGCTGCAGCAGGCCCCCCAACAGCAGGGGCCTGGGGCGAGCAGCTCAAGCTGGAGCGGTGCTTCCTCCTCCGGCCTCACCAAGTCAGGAAAGCCCCAGGCTCTGGCTCTGCTGGAAATGCAGCAGGAGGCCGAAAGACtgctgaaacagcagcagcaacaacagagaGCCCAGCAGCAGAGAGAACGC cACTCCGGCATGTCGATGGGGAGTTCTTCCATGGGAGGGCAGTGGGCGGATGGCGTCGGCATGTGGGGCGGTCCTGGAGGCATGGAGGGTAAGGGTGGCAGCGGAAGCTCTTCAGGCAGCATGGGCATGTGGGACGAGGCCGTGAAGAACCAGGCCAGCCTGCgtggcaacagcaacaacaacatggGTTTGAAGAGCAGCCGCAGCAGCCCATCACTCAG TGATCAGTACATGATGCGTCGGAAGcggacggaggaggaggagaagctgctGAAGCTGTTGCAGGGCATGAAGCCTCAGGACGGCTTCACCACCTGGTGTGAACAGATGCTGCACGCTCTCAACACCTCTGCCAacaactcctcttcctctctggaTG ttgcAACAATTGTGGCATACCTGAAGGAGGTGGAGTCTCCCTATGCAGTGCTGGACTTCATCCGGTCCTACCTAGGGGACACAGTGGAAGCCAAAGAGTTCGCCAAACAGTTTCTGGAGCGACGTGCCAAACAGAAAGCCAACCAacagagacagcagcagcag TTATCAAAGGAAGTGGCTGGATTGAACATGAACTTCCCTCTGCAG gaCTCAATGCGAGGTATGAATCCAAGCACCCTGCAGTCCATGTTTCAAGCCAACCACATGGGCAAGGCTGGTCTCTATGACAACCAGGGgggaaagatgaagaagaaacagcCCATGATGCTGCACTCTGACCCCAGCATCTTAG GGTACTCATTCCACAACGCGGGCGACTGTCTGAGCCTGAATGAGATGGAGATGGTGGAGGATTACTGA
- the gigyf1a gene encoding GRB10-interacting GYF protein 1 isoform X6: MTAETLNFGPEWLRALSSGGSVTSPPPSPAMPKYKLAEYRYGREEMLALYIKDNKVPEDMQDKEFATILQDEPMQPLALVPLTEEEQRNFSMSVNSVAVLRLMGKGVGGAAPAGVVRGRGATRGGRGRGRGEGGFYQRSIEDAEVGFGRSVREIHRSQSWDDRGERRFEKPLRREVGRPGFEETGGPGGPGRKEFTRADSDNWRTLREEQEEEEGEPGTNWRLAGPRRDDGGPRSAGWRDHGGPGESRRRKFDFDFRDSDGHGGGRRRAGSEGVEDDRDGLPEWCTDEEDGEMGTFDSSGAFMPMKKSGKETILEEEFEFKGIEEEEEEESFADMERNSADGGEDKESKEAGSAVIDGEIKPASPSTSPPIHCTPPSLELPGGPVVDNTQLSNSHPVKAGTTISEDVAPVGGSKAQLSPSTSTSSTLPPPPPSSAAPLLPLSGGDTEDDEGMKHLQQEAEKMVASLQDTSLEEECFTQTLQQQESRNTAAALPLSHEAAMKWFYKDPQGEIQGPFTTVEMCEWFQAGYFTMTLLVKRGCDEGFQPLGDVIKMWGRVPFAPGPSPPPLLVRQPPPTQRPQPTRGPAGTGNLDQERLKKQQELAAAALYQQLQQQQLFQLINSEQGMMPSMNRSMSVPDTGSMWDMHTSASQPSGGEASLWDITMNPSTQGPTLEQLQKLQQERRDAELRAKREEEEQRKRREEKRRQQEEQKRREEEDLFRRKQQCRQQQELIMKLLQQAPQQQGPGASSSSWSGASSSGLTKSGKPQALALLEMQQEAERLLKQQQQQQRAQQQRERHSGMSMGSSSMGGQWADGVGMWGGPGGMEGKGGSGSSSGSMGMWDEAVKNQASLRGNSNNNMGLKSSRSSPSLSDQYMMRRKRTEEEEKLLKLLQGMKPQDGFTTWCEQMLHALNTSANNSSSSLDVATIVAYLKEVESPYAVLDFIRSYLGDTVEAKEFAKQFLERRAKQKANQQRQQQQLSKEVAGLNMNFPLQDSMRGMNPSTLQSMFQANHMGKAGLYDNQGGKMKKKQPMMLHSDPSILGYSFHNAGDCLSLNEMEMVEDY, from the exons ATGACTGCTGAGACTCTTAACTTCGGCCCAGAATG GCTCCGTGCACTGTCCAGTGGGGGGAGTGTGAcatccccccctccttcccccgCCATGCCAAAGTACAAGCTGGCCGAGTATCGCTACGGCCGAGAGGAGATGTTAGCACTTTATATCAAAGACAACAAG gtCCCAGAGGACATGCAGGATAAGGAGTTTGCTACTATTCTGCAAGATGAGCCCATGCAGCCACTGGCACTGGTGCCTCTCactgaggaggagcag aggaACTTCTCCATGTCTGTGAACAGTGTGGCGGTGCTGAGGCTCATGGGAAAAGGGGTGGGTGGGGCTGCCCCGGCCGGAGTGGTGCGAGGACGAGGGGCCACACGAGGCGGTCGAG GCCGAGGCCGTGGTGAAGGTGGATTCTACCAAAGAAGTATTGAAGATGCGGAGGTTGGTTTTGGCCGCAGCGTCCGAGAGATACATCGCAGCCAGAGCTGGGATGACCG GGGTGAGCGTCGATTCGAGAAGCCGCTGCGGCGGGAGGTGGGGCGTCCTGGCTTTGAGGAGACTGGAGGTCCCGGGGGCccagggaggaaggagtttaCAAGGGCTGACAGCGATAATTGGCGCACCCTCCgcgaagagcaggaggaggaagagggggagccGGGCACCAACTGGAGACTCGCTGGACCCCGCAGGGATG aTGGTGGTCCTCGCTCAGCAGGCTGGCGGGACCACGGTGGTCCAGGAGAGAGCCGTCGAAGGAAGTTCGATTTCGACTTCCGGGACTCTGACGGTCATGGTGGCGGCCGCCGGCGCGCAGGCAGCGAGGGAGTAGAGGATGACAGGGACGGCCTGCCTGAGTGGTGTACAGATGAGGAAGATGGGGAGATGGGCACTTTTGACTCCTCTGGAGCTTTCATGCCTATGAAG AAGAGCGGCAAGGAGACAATCCTGGAGGAGGAGTTTGAGTTTAAGgggatagaggaggaggaagaggaggagagcttCGCTGACATGGAGAGGAACAGTGCTGACGGAGGTGAGGACAAAG AGAGTAAAGAAGCCGGCTCTGCTGTCATTGATGGAGAGATAAAGCCAGCATcaccctccacctctcctcctatCCACTGTACCCCTCCATCCCTGGAGCTCCCAGGAGGCCCAGTGGTGGACAACACTCAGCTGAGCAACAGCCACCCTGTTAAGGCTGGCACTACAATTAGTGAAG aCGTGGCTCCGGTAGGGGGCTCCAAGGCCCAGCTGAGCCCcagcacctccacctcctccactctgcctcccccacccccttcctctgctgctcctctcctcccactgtctggaGGAGACACCGAGGACGACGAGGGCATGAAGCACCTGCAGCAG gAGGCAGAGAAGATGGTGGCATCACTTCAGGACACTTCTTTGGAGGAGGAGTGTTTCACCCAgactctgcagcagcaggagagcagGAACACAGCAGCCGCTCTGCCGCTGTCTCACGAGGCTGCCATGAAGTGGTTCTACAAGGACCCACAGGGAGAGATCCAGG GTCCATTCACCACTGTGGAGATGTGCGAATGGTTCCAGGCAGGCTACTTCACCATGACCCTGTTGGTGAAGCGGGGCTGCGACGAGGGCTTCCAACCCCTGGGGGACGTCATCAAGATGTGGGGCCGCGTACCGTTCGCCCCGGGGCCCTCCCCGCCGCCCCTGCTGGTGAGACAGCCACCACCAACGCAGCGCCCGCAGCCCACCCGGGGGCCCGCTGGGACT gGAAATCTGGACCAGGAGCGCCTGAAAAAGCAGCAGGAGCTGGCAGCGGCAGCTCTTTATCAGCAgctccaacagcagcagctatTCCAGCTCATTAACAG TGAGCAGGGTATGATGCCTTCGATGAACAGGTCGATGTCAGTGCCAGATACAGGGTCCATGTGGGACATGCATACCTCAGCTTCACAGCCGTCAG GCGGTGAAGCCAGTCTTTGGGACATAACAATGAATCCTTCTACTCAGGGTCCAACTCTCGAACAGCTTCAAAAG CTCCAGCAGGAGAGGCGAGACGCTGAACTCAGGGCGAAgcgtgaggaggaggagcagcgcaagaggagggaggagaagaggaggcaacaggaggagcagaagaggagggaggaggaggatctcTTCAGACGCAAGCAG CAATGTCGTCAGCAGCAGGAACTGATCATGAAGTTGCTGCAGCAGGCCCCCCAACAGCAGGGGCCTGGGGCGAGCAGCTCAAGCTGGAGCGGTGCTTCCTCCTCCGGCCTCACCAAGTCAGGAAAGCCCCAGGCTCTGGCTCTGCTGGAAATGCAGCAGGAGGCCGAAAGACtgctgaaacagcagcagcaacaacagagaGCCCAGCAGCAGAGAGAACGC cACTCCGGCATGTCGATGGGGAGTTCTTCCATGGGAGGGCAGTGGGCGGATGGCGTCGGCATGTGGGGCGGTCCTGGAGGCATGGAGGGTAAGGGTGGCAGCGGAAGCTCTTCAGGCAGCATGGGCATGTGGGACGAGGCCGTGAAGAACCAGGCCAGCCTGCgtggcaacagcaacaacaacatggGTTTGAAGAGCAGCCGCAGCAGCCCATCACTCAG TGATCAGTACATGATGCGTCGGAAGcggacggaggaggaggagaagctgctGAAGCTGTTGCAGGGCATGAAGCCTCAGGACGGCTTCACCACCTGGTGTGAACAGATGCTGCACGCTCTCAACACCTCTGCCAacaactcctcttcctctctggaTG ttgcAACAATTGTGGCATACCTGAAGGAGGTGGAGTCTCCCTATGCAGTGCTGGACTTCATCCGGTCCTACCTAGGGGACACAGTGGAAGCCAAAGAGTTCGCCAAACAGTTTCTGGAGCGACGTGCCAAACAGAAAGCCAACCAacagagacagcagcagcag TTATCAAAGGAAGTGGCTGGATTGAACATGAACTTCCCTCTGCAG gaCTCAATGCGAGGTATGAATCCAAGCACCCTGCAGTCCATGTTTCAAGCCAACCACATGGGCAAGGCTGGTCTCTATGACAACCAGGGgggaaagatgaagaagaaacagcCCATGATGCTGCACTCTGACCCCAGCATCTTAG GGTACTCATTCCACAACGCGGGCGACTGTCTGAGCCTGAATGAGATGGAGATGGTGGAGGATTACTGA
- the gigyf1a gene encoding GRB10-interacting GYF protein 1 isoform X5 translates to MTAETLNFGPEWLRALSSGGSVTSPPPSPAMPKYKLAEYRYGREEMLALYIKDNKVPEDMQDKEFATILQDEPMQPLALVPLTEEEQRNFSMSVNSVAVLRLMGKGVGGAAPAGVVRGRGATRGGRGRGRGEGGFYQRSIEDAEVGFGRSVREIHRSQSWDDRGERRFEKPLRREVGRPGFEETGGPGGPGRKEFTRADSDNWRTLREEQEEEEGEPGTNWRLAGPRRDDGGPRSAGWRDHGGPGESRRRKFDFDFRDSDGHGGGRRRAGSEGVEDDRDGLPEWCTDEEDGEMGTFDSSGAFMPMKKSGKETILEEEFEFKGIEEEEEEESFADMERNSADGGEDKESKEAGSAVIDGEIKPASPSTSPPIHCTPPSLELPGGPVVDNTQLSNSHPVKAGTTISEDVAPVGGSKAQLSPSTSTSSTLPPPPPSSAAPLLPLSGGDTEDDEGMKHLQQEAEKMVASLQDTSLEEECFTQTLQQQESRNTAAALPLSHEAAMKWFYKDPQGEIQGPFTTVEMCEWFQAGYFTMTLLVKRGCDEGFQPLGDVIKMWGRVPFAPGPSPPPLLVRQPPPTQRPQPTRGPAGTGNLDQERLKKQQELAAAALYQQLQQQQLFQLINRCSEQGMMPSMNRSMSVPDTGSMWDMHTSASQPSGGEASLWDITMNPSTQGPTLEQLQKLQQERRDAELRAKREEEEQRKRREEKRRQQEEQKRREEEDLFRRKQQCRQQQELIMKLLQQAPQQQGPGASSSSWSGASSSGLTKSGKPQALALLEMQQEAERLLKQQQQQQRAQQQRERHSGMSMGSSSMGGQWADGVGMWGGPGGMEGKGGSGSSSGSMGMWDEAVKNQASLRGNSNNNMGLKSSRSSPSLSDQYMMRRKRTEEEEKLLKLLQGMKPQDGFTTWCEQMLHALNTSANNSSSSLDVATIVAYLKEVESPYAVLDFIRSYLGDTVEAKEFAKQFLERRAKQKANQQRQQQQLSKEVAGLNMNFPLQDSMRGMNPSTLQSMFQANHMGKAGLYDNQGGKMKKKQPMMLHSDPSILGYSFHNAGDCLSLNEMEMVEDY, encoded by the exons ATGACTGCTGAGACTCTTAACTTCGGCCCAGAATG GCTCCGTGCACTGTCCAGTGGGGGGAGTGTGAcatccccccctccttcccccgCCATGCCAAAGTACAAGCTGGCCGAGTATCGCTACGGCCGAGAGGAGATGTTAGCACTTTATATCAAAGACAACAAG gtCCCAGAGGACATGCAGGATAAGGAGTTTGCTACTATTCTGCAAGATGAGCCCATGCAGCCACTGGCACTGGTGCCTCTCactgaggaggagcag aggaACTTCTCCATGTCTGTGAACAGTGTGGCGGTGCTGAGGCTCATGGGAAAAGGGGTGGGTGGGGCTGCCCCGGCCGGAGTGGTGCGAGGACGAGGGGCCACACGAGGCGGTCGAG GCCGAGGCCGTGGTGAAGGTGGATTCTACCAAAGAAGTATTGAAGATGCGGAGGTTGGTTTTGGCCGCAGCGTCCGAGAGATACATCGCAGCCAGAGCTGGGATGACCG GGGTGAGCGTCGATTCGAGAAGCCGCTGCGGCGGGAGGTGGGGCGTCCTGGCTTTGAGGAGACTGGAGGTCCCGGGGGCccagggaggaaggagtttaCAAGGGCTGACAGCGATAATTGGCGCACCCTCCgcgaagagcaggaggaggaagagggggagccGGGCACCAACTGGAGACTCGCTGGACCCCGCAGGGATG aTGGTGGTCCTCGCTCAGCAGGCTGGCGGGACCACGGTGGTCCAGGAGAGAGCCGTCGAAGGAAGTTCGATTTCGACTTCCGGGACTCTGACGGTCATGGTGGCGGCCGCCGGCGCGCAGGCAGCGAGGGAGTAGAGGATGACAGGGACGGCCTGCCTGAGTGGTGTACAGATGAGGAAGATGGGGAGATGGGCACTTTTGACTCCTCTGGAGCTTTCATGCCTATGAAG AAGAGCGGCAAGGAGACAATCCTGGAGGAGGAGTTTGAGTTTAAGgggatagaggaggaggaagaggaggagagcttCGCTGACATGGAGAGGAACAGTGCTGACGGAGGTGAGGACAAAG AGAGTAAAGAAGCCGGCTCTGCTGTCATTGATGGAGAGATAAAGCCAGCATcaccctccacctctcctcctatCCACTGTACCCCTCCATCCCTGGAGCTCCCAGGAGGCCCAGTGGTGGACAACACTCAGCTGAGCAACAGCCACCCTGTTAAGGCTGGCACTACAATTAGTGAAG aCGTGGCTCCGGTAGGGGGCTCCAAGGCCCAGCTGAGCCCcagcacctccacctcctccactctgcctcccccacccccttcctctgctgctcctctcctcccactgtctggaGGAGACACCGAGGACGACGAGGGCATGAAGCACCTGCAGCAG gAGGCAGAGAAGATGGTGGCATCACTTCAGGACACTTCTTTGGAGGAGGAGTGTTTCACCCAgactctgcagcagcaggagagcagGAACACAGCAGCCGCTCTGCCGCTGTCTCACGAGGCTGCCATGAAGTGGTTCTACAAGGACCCACAGGGAGAGATCCAGG GTCCATTCACCACTGTGGAGATGTGCGAATGGTTCCAGGCAGGCTACTTCACCATGACCCTGTTGGTGAAGCGGGGCTGCGACGAGGGCTTCCAACCCCTGGGGGACGTCATCAAGATGTGGGGCCGCGTACCGTTCGCCCCGGGGCCCTCCCCGCCGCCCCTGCTGGTGAGACAGCCACCACCAACGCAGCGCCCGCAGCCCACCCGGGGGCCCGCTGGGACT gGAAATCTGGACCAGGAGCGCCTGAAAAAGCAGCAGGAGCTGGCAGCGGCAGCTCTTTATCAGCAgctccaacagcagcagctatTCCAGCTCATTAACAG GTGCAGTGAGCAGGGTATGATGCCTTCGATGAACAGGTCGATGTCAGTGCCAGATACAGGGTCCATGTGGGACATGCATACCTCAGCTTCACAGCCGTCAG GCGGTGAAGCCAGTCTTTGGGACATAACAATGAATCCTTCTACTCAGGGTCCAACTCTCGAACAGCTTCAAAAG CTCCAGCAGGAGAGGCGAGACGCTGAACTCAGGGCGAAgcgtgaggaggaggagcagcgcaagaggagggaggagaagaggaggcaacaggaggagcagaagaggagggaggaggaggatctcTTCAGACGCAAGCAG CAATGTCGTCAGCAGCAGGAACTGATCATGAAGTTGCTGCAGCAGGCCCCCCAACAGCAGGGGCCTGGGGCGAGCAGCTCAAGCTGGAGCGGTGCTTCCTCCTCCGGCCTCACCAAGTCAGGAAAGCCCCAGGCTCTGGCTCTGCTGGAAATGCAGCAGGAGGCCGAAAGACtgctgaaacagcagcagcaacaacagagaGCCCAGCAGCAGAGAGAACGC cACTCCGGCATGTCGATGGGGAGTTCTTCCATGGGAGGGCAGTGGGCGGATGGCGTCGGCATGTGGGGCGGTCCTGGAGGCATGGAGGGTAAGGGTGGCAGCGGAAGCTCTTCAGGCAGCATGGGCATGTGGGACGAGGCCGTGAAGAACCAGGCCAGCCTGCgtggcaacagcaacaacaacatggGTTTGAAGAGCAGCCGCAGCAGCCCATCACTCAG TGATCAGTACATGATGCGTCGGAAGcggacggaggaggaggagaagctgctGAAGCTGTTGCAGGGCATGAAGCCTCAGGACGGCTTCACCACCTGGTGTGAACAGATGCTGCACGCTCTCAACACCTCTGCCAacaactcctcttcctctctggaTG ttgcAACAATTGTGGCATACCTGAAGGAGGTGGAGTCTCCCTATGCAGTGCTGGACTTCATCCGGTCCTACCTAGGGGACACAGTGGAAGCCAAAGAGTTCGCCAAACAGTTTCTGGAGCGACGTGCCAAACAGAAAGCCAACCAacagagacagcagcagcag TTATCAAAGGAAGTGGCTGGATTGAACATGAACTTCCCTCTGCAG gaCTCAATGCGAGGTATGAATCCAAGCACCCTGCAGTCCATGTTTCAAGCCAACCACATGGGCAAGGCTGGTCTCTATGACAACCAGGGgggaaagatgaagaagaaacagcCCATGATGCTGCACTCTGACCCCAGCATCTTAG GGTACTCATTCCACAACGCGGGCGACTGTCTGAGCCTGAATGAGATGGAGATGGTGGAGGATTACTGA